In Oryza sativa Japonica Group chromosome 11, ASM3414082v1, the following are encoded in one genomic region:
- the LOC136354110 gene encoding disease resistance protein RGA5-like isoform X3, with translation MCLSWAETCMEAPTSASLGAMGSLLQKLKELKGPPTIHQLMADLSILQDRLEKLSKVRDPSLTVKYWMKDVREISYDMEDCIDFLVNADAGAKMGWDDTISGFLTLVKEANERWSIYNLDADAGSSPTNMVVHNHLPTVFSKVVDPVGMDGPRNKLRGWMAEDEDENLKVLCILGAEGIGKTKLAELLWRELEGKFECRAFVQTAKKPDIRMILRNILSQVRPLQPVVPCAVTNLIDDVKNHLKNRRYFIVIDDLWAPSVWDVVRHAFPVNNCGSRIITTTKVDEVALACCVYNPQYIFKMKALSVDESKKLLISRTFGSGEHPGQFHKVTQEIARKCGGSPLAIIIMGSLLAIQHETVQNLEDRLKYWQYVENFLCNNLRVNATSDEILKQVLNLCYNSLPCCLKTCLLYLSVYPDNYILLKEDLVNQ, from the exons ATGTGTCTTTCTTGG GCAGAAACATGCATGGAAGCTCCGACTAGCGCTTCGCTGGGTGCCATGGGCTCCCTTCTACAGAAGTTGAAGGAGCTCAAGGGCCCGCCGACTATCCATCAACTCATGGCTGATCTTAGCATCCTACAAGATCGTTTGGAGAAGCTTTCGAAGGTGCGCGATCCATCCCTCACGGTGAAGTATTGGATGAAGGATGTGCGCGAGATTTCCTACGACATGGAGGACTGCATCGACTTTTTGGTCAACGCTGATGCTGGTGCCAAGATGGGTTGGGATGACACCATCTCAGGATTCTTGACTCTTGTCAAGGAGGCGAATGAGCGATGGAGCATCTATAATCTTGATGCTGATGCTGGATCAAGTCCCACAAACATGGTTGTACACAATCATCTTCCAACTGTGTTCAGCAAGGTTGTTGACCCTGTTGGCATGGATGGCCCGAGAAACAAGCTGCGTGGTTGGATGGCTGAAGACGAAGATGAAAATCTCAAGGTGTTATGCATTCTCGGTGCTGAAGGAATCGGTAAGACCAAGCTTGCCGAACTACTATGGCGTGAACTTGAAGGAAAATTCGAGTGCCGGGCTTTTGTGCAGACGGCCAAAAAGCCTGATATAAGGATGATTCTGAGGAATATACTCTCTCAAGTTCGGCCGCTCCAACCAGTCGTCCCTTGTGCTGTGACCAACCTCATCGACGATGTCAAGAATCATCTAAAAAATAGGAG GTACTTTATTGTAATTGATGATTTATGGGCTCCATCCGTATGGGATGTTGTTAGACATGCTTTTCCTGTGAATAATTGTGGGAGCAGAATAATAACAACCACAAAAGTTGATGAAGTTGCTCTGGCTTGTTGTGTTTATAACCCTCAGTACATATTCAAGATGAAAGCTCTTAGTGTCGACGAGTCGAAGAAGTTGCTAATCAGTAGAACTTTTGGCTCTGGAGAGCATCCCGGTCAATTCCACAAAGTCACACAAGAGATTGCAAGAAAATGTGGTGGCTCACCACTAGCAATTATCATCATGGGCAGTCTTCTAGCAATCCAACATGAGACAGTACAGAACTTGGAAGATAGATTGAAGTACTGGCAATATGTAGAAAATTTCTTGTGCAATAATTTGAGGGTAAATGCTACTTCTGATGAGATACTGAAGCAAGTACTGAACCTTTGCTACAACAGTCTTCCTTGTTGTTTGAAGACATGTTTGCTATATCTTAGTGTATATCCGGATAACTACATACTTTTGAAGGAAGATTTGGTGAATCAATGA
- the LOC136354110 gene encoding disease resistance protein RGA5-like isoform X1 → MMGWLIWRAWIGLGFGAETCMEAPTSASLGAMGSLLQKLKELKGPPTIHQLMADLSILQDRLEKLSKVRDPSLTVKYWMKDVREISYDMEDCIDFLVNADAGAKMGWDDTISGFLTLVKEANERWSIYNLDADAGSSPTNMVVHNHLPTVFSKVVDPVGMDGPRNKLRGWMAEDEDENLKVLCILGAEGIGKTKLAELLWRELEGKFECRAFVQTAKKPDIRMILRNILSQVRPLQPVVPCAVTNLIDDVKNHLKNRRYFIVIDDLWAPSVWDVVRHAFPVNNCGSRIITTTKVDEVALACCVYNPQYIFKMKALSVDESKKLLISRTFGSGEHPGQFHKVTQEIARKCGGSPLAIIIMGSLLAIQHETVQNLEDRLKYWQYVENFLCNNLRVNATSDEILKQVLNLCYNSLPCCLKTCLLYLSVYPDNYILLKEDLVNQ, encoded by the exons ATGATGGGATGGTTGATTTGGAGGGCTTGGATCGGTTTGGGATTTGGG GCAGAAACATGCATGGAAGCTCCGACTAGCGCTTCGCTGGGTGCCATGGGCTCCCTTCTACAGAAGTTGAAGGAGCTCAAGGGCCCGCCGACTATCCATCAACTCATGGCTGATCTTAGCATCCTACAAGATCGTTTGGAGAAGCTTTCGAAGGTGCGCGATCCATCCCTCACGGTGAAGTATTGGATGAAGGATGTGCGCGAGATTTCCTACGACATGGAGGACTGCATCGACTTTTTGGTCAACGCTGATGCTGGTGCCAAGATGGGTTGGGATGACACCATCTCAGGATTCTTGACTCTTGTCAAGGAGGCGAATGAGCGATGGAGCATCTATAATCTTGATGCTGATGCTGGATCAAGTCCCACAAACATGGTTGTACACAATCATCTTCCAACTGTGTTCAGCAAGGTTGTTGACCCTGTTGGCATGGATGGCCCGAGAAACAAGCTGCGTGGTTGGATGGCTGAAGACGAAGATGAAAATCTCAAGGTGTTATGCATTCTCGGTGCTGAAGGAATCGGTAAGACCAAGCTTGCCGAACTACTATGGCGTGAACTTGAAGGAAAATTCGAGTGCCGGGCTTTTGTGCAGACGGCCAAAAAGCCTGATATAAGGATGATTCTGAGGAATATACTCTCTCAAGTTCGGCCGCTCCAACCAGTCGTCCCTTGTGCTGTGACCAACCTCATCGACGATGTCAAGAATCATCTAAAAAATAGGAG GTACTTTATTGTAATTGATGATTTATGGGCTCCATCCGTATGGGATGTTGTTAGACATGCTTTTCCTGTGAATAATTGTGGGAGCAGAATAATAACAACCACAAAAGTTGATGAAGTTGCTCTGGCTTGTTGTGTTTATAACCCTCAGTACATATTCAAGATGAAAGCTCTTAGTGTCGACGAGTCGAAGAAGTTGCTAATCAGTAGAACTTTTGGCTCTGGAGAGCATCCCGGTCAATTCCACAAAGTCACACAAGAGATTGCAAGAAAATGTGGTGGCTCACCACTAGCAATTATCATCATGGGCAGTCTTCTAGCAATCCAACATGAGACAGTACAGAACTTGGAAGATAGATTGAAGTACTGGCAATATGTAGAAAATTTCTTGTGCAATAATTTGAGGGTAAATGCTACTTCTGATGAGATACTGAAGCAAGTACTGAACCTTTGCTACAACAGTCTTCCTTGTTGTTTGAAGACATGTTTGCTATATCTTAGTGTATATCCGGATAACTACATACTTTTGAAGGAAGATTTGGTGAATCAATGA
- the LOC136354110 gene encoding disease resistance protein RGA5-like isoform X2: protein MSSLTCHSLMAETCMEAPTSASLGAMGSLLQKLKELKGPPTIHQLMADLSILQDRLEKLSKVRDPSLTVKYWMKDVREISYDMEDCIDFLVNADAGAKMGWDDTISGFLTLVKEANERWSIYNLDADAGSSPTNMVVHNHLPTVFSKVVDPVGMDGPRNKLRGWMAEDEDENLKVLCILGAEGIGKTKLAELLWRELEGKFECRAFVQTAKKPDIRMILRNILSQVRPLQPVVPCAVTNLIDDVKNHLKNRRYFIVIDDLWAPSVWDVVRHAFPVNNCGSRIITTTKVDEVALACCVYNPQYIFKMKALSVDESKKLLISRTFGSGEHPGQFHKVTQEIARKCGGSPLAIIIMGSLLAIQHETVQNLEDRLKYWQYVENFLCNNLRVNATSDEILKQVLNLCYNSLPCCLKTCLLYLSVYPDNYILLKEDLVNQ, encoded by the exons ATGTCTTCCTTGACATGCCATAGTCTCATG GCAGAAACATGCATGGAAGCTCCGACTAGCGCTTCGCTGGGTGCCATGGGCTCCCTTCTACAGAAGTTGAAGGAGCTCAAGGGCCCGCCGACTATCCATCAACTCATGGCTGATCTTAGCATCCTACAAGATCGTTTGGAGAAGCTTTCGAAGGTGCGCGATCCATCCCTCACGGTGAAGTATTGGATGAAGGATGTGCGCGAGATTTCCTACGACATGGAGGACTGCATCGACTTTTTGGTCAACGCTGATGCTGGTGCCAAGATGGGTTGGGATGACACCATCTCAGGATTCTTGACTCTTGTCAAGGAGGCGAATGAGCGATGGAGCATCTATAATCTTGATGCTGATGCTGGATCAAGTCCCACAAACATGGTTGTACACAATCATCTTCCAACTGTGTTCAGCAAGGTTGTTGACCCTGTTGGCATGGATGGCCCGAGAAACAAGCTGCGTGGTTGGATGGCTGAAGACGAAGATGAAAATCTCAAGGTGTTATGCATTCTCGGTGCTGAAGGAATCGGTAAGACCAAGCTTGCCGAACTACTATGGCGTGAACTTGAAGGAAAATTCGAGTGCCGGGCTTTTGTGCAGACGGCCAAAAAGCCTGATATAAGGATGATTCTGAGGAATATACTCTCTCAAGTTCGGCCGCTCCAACCAGTCGTCCCTTGTGCTGTGACCAACCTCATCGACGATGTCAAGAATCATCTAAAAAATAGGAG GTACTTTATTGTAATTGATGATTTATGGGCTCCATCCGTATGGGATGTTGTTAGACATGCTTTTCCTGTGAATAATTGTGGGAGCAGAATAATAACAACCACAAAAGTTGATGAAGTTGCTCTGGCTTGTTGTGTTTATAACCCTCAGTACATATTCAAGATGAAAGCTCTTAGTGTCGACGAGTCGAAGAAGTTGCTAATCAGTAGAACTTTTGGCTCTGGAGAGCATCCCGGTCAATTCCACAAAGTCACACAAGAGATTGCAAGAAAATGTGGTGGCTCACCACTAGCAATTATCATCATGGGCAGTCTTCTAGCAATCCAACATGAGACAGTACAGAACTTGGAAGATAGATTGAAGTACTGGCAATATGTAGAAAATTTCTTGTGCAATAATTTGAGGGTAAATGCTACTTCTGATGAGATACTGAAGCAAGTACTGAACCTTTGCTACAACAGTCTTCCTTGTTGTTTGAAGACATGTTTGCTATATCTTAGTGTATATCCGGATAACTACATACTTTTGAAGGAAGATTTGGTGAATCAATGA
- the LOC136354110 gene encoding disease resistance protein RGA5-like isoform X4, translating into MEAPTSASLGAMGSLLQKLKELKGPPTIHQLMADLSILQDRLEKLSKVRDPSLTVKYWMKDVREISYDMEDCIDFLVNADAGAKMGWDDTISGFLTLVKEANERWSIYNLDADAGSSPTNMVVHNHLPTVFSKVVDPVGMDGPRNKLRGWMAEDEDENLKVLCILGAEGIGKTKLAELLWRELEGKFECRAFVQTAKKPDIRMILRNILSQVRPLQPVVPCAVTNLIDDVKNHLKNRRYFIVIDDLWAPSVWDVVRHAFPVNNCGSRIITTTKVDEVALACCVYNPQYIFKMKALSVDESKKLLISRTFGSGEHPGQFHKVTQEIARKCGGSPLAIIIMGSLLAIQHETVQNLEDRLKYWQYVENFLCNNLRVNATSDEILKQVLNLCYNSLPCCLKTCLLYLSVYPDNYILLKEDLVNQ; encoded by the exons ATGGAAGCTCCGACTAGCGCTTCGCTGGGTGCCATGGGCTCCCTTCTACAGAAGTTGAAGGAGCTCAAGGGCCCGCCGACTATCCATCAACTCATGGCTGATCTTAGCATCCTACAAGATCGTTTGGAGAAGCTTTCGAAGGTGCGCGATCCATCCCTCACGGTGAAGTATTGGATGAAGGATGTGCGCGAGATTTCCTACGACATGGAGGACTGCATCGACTTTTTGGTCAACGCTGATGCTGGTGCCAAGATGGGTTGGGATGACACCATCTCAGGATTCTTGACTCTTGTCAAGGAGGCGAATGAGCGATGGAGCATCTATAATCTTGATGCTGATGCTGGATCAAGTCCCACAAACATGGTTGTACACAATCATCTTCCAACTGTGTTCAGCAAGGTTGTTGACCCTGTTGGCATGGATGGCCCGAGAAACAAGCTGCGTGGTTGGATGGCTGAAGACGAAGATGAAAATCTCAAGGTGTTATGCATTCTCGGTGCTGAAGGAATCGGTAAGACCAAGCTTGCCGAACTACTATGGCGTGAACTTGAAGGAAAATTCGAGTGCCGGGCTTTTGTGCAGACGGCCAAAAAGCCTGATATAAGGATGATTCTGAGGAATATACTCTCTCAAGTTCGGCCGCTCCAACCAGTCGTCCCTTGTGCTGTGACCAACCTCATCGACGATGTCAAGAATCATCTAAAAAATAGGAG GTACTTTATTGTAATTGATGATTTATGGGCTCCATCCGTATGGGATGTTGTTAGACATGCTTTTCCTGTGAATAATTGTGGGAGCAGAATAATAACAACCACAAAAGTTGATGAAGTTGCTCTGGCTTGTTGTGTTTATAACCCTCAGTACATATTCAAGATGAAAGCTCTTAGTGTCGACGAGTCGAAGAAGTTGCTAATCAGTAGAACTTTTGGCTCTGGAGAGCATCCCGGTCAATTCCACAAAGTCACACAAGAGATTGCAAGAAAATGTGGTGGCTCACCACTAGCAATTATCATCATGGGCAGTCTTCTAGCAATCCAACATGAGACAGTACAGAACTTGGAAGATAGATTGAAGTACTGGCAATATGTAGAAAATTTCTTGTGCAATAATTTGAGGGTAAATGCTACTTCTGATGAGATACTGAAGCAAGTACTGAACCTTTGCTACAACAGTCTTCCTTGTTGTTTGAAGACATGTTTGCTATATCTTAGTGTATATCCGGATAACTACATACTTTTGAAGGAAGATTTGGTGAATCAATGA